One segment of Strix aluco isolate bStrAlu1 chromosome 4, bStrAlu1.hap1, whole genome shotgun sequence DNA contains the following:
- the FAM114A1 gene encoding protein NOXP20 isoform X2, protein MSEDVCDGIPSEEKSEVMEMPSNEVLPHESVPHLVEAEILHESSQDEHGQATQSASNRQEVDIFSSENPLTEKIIESLPSNGEATEDMPTECNETVSLDAEPESHETQHEQSSPATDSSSKASRWGAWGTWGKSLLSSASATVGHGITAVKEKAGTTLGIHNASSASSETAEPPAAETPIIQAEDSLDQSSSENIPSSGSRGMLSAITNAVQNTGKSVLSGGLDALEFIGKTTMNVLAESDPGFKRTKTLMARTVSLSQLLREAKEKEKQRRAQQVTVERTAHYGLLFDEFQGLSHLEALEILSNESEAQIQSYLATLDGEQLETVKNDLISIKEIFVPKESDDEVVQAQKDMGEEFVSMLTELLFELHVAATPDKLNKARKKAHEWLEEASFSTPVDIEEKLKEKPGEPGEEETEKEDKIDSDKPEVDKSKTVEEIYMLSIESLAEVTARCIEQLHKVAELILHGQEVEKTAQDQAKVLTNLTSAMCNEVSSLSKKFSDSLTAAGSSMKAEVLNPIINRVLLEGCNSTTYIQDAFQLLLPVLQISHIQTGCLKAQE, encoded by the exons ATGTCTGAAGATGTATGTGATGGCATCCCAtctgaagaaaaatctgaagtaatGGAAATGCCCAGCAATGAGGTACTGCCTCATGAGTCAGTACCACACCTCGTGGAAGCTGAGATCTTGCATGAGTCTTCACAAGATGAACATGGACAGGCCACTCAGAGTGCCAGTAATAGACAGGAAGTAGACATATTTAGTAGTGAAAACCCtttgactgaaaaaataattgaaagtcTGCCTTCCAATGGAGAGGCAACTGAAGACATGCCCACTGAGTGTAATGAGACCGTAAGCCTTGATGCAGAACCTGAATCTCATGAAACACAGCATGAACAAAGCAGTCCA GCCACAGACTCCTCATCTAAAGCAAGTAGATGGGGAGCTTGGGGTACATGGGGAAAGTCTCTCCTGTCATCAGCTTCTGCCACAGTGG GTCATGGGATAACAGCAgtgaaggaaaaagcaggaacTACCCTAGGAATTCATAACGCAAGTTCAGCATCTTCGGAAACAGCAGAGCCTCCTGCAGCTGAAACACCAATTATAC aaGCAGAAGATTCTCTGGACCAAAGCTCTTCTGAGAATATTCCTTCATCTGGATCTCGTGGCATGTTGTCAGCTATCACTAATGCTGTACAGAACACA GGGAAAAGTGTATTATCTGGAGGCTTAGATGCTTTGGAATTTATTGGGAAGACAACCATGAATGTCCTTGCAGAAAGCGATCCTGGATTTAAGAGAACCAAAACACTGATGGCAAGAACAGTTTCTCTATCTCAG CTGTTGCGAGAAgctaaagaaaaagagaaacagaggcGGGCCCAGCAAGTTACAGTTGAAAGAACCGCACATTATGGACTACTTTTTGATGAATTCCAAGGTTTGTCTCATCTTGAAGCTCTGGAAATCCTGTCAAATGAAAGTGAAGCTCAG ATTCAGTCATATTTAGCAACACTTGATGGAGAGCAGTTGGAGACTGTGAAAAATGATTTAATTTCTATAAAAGAGATTTTTGTTCCAAAGGAATCAGATGACGAAGTGGTGCAGGCACAGAAAG ATATGGGAGAAGAGTTTGTCAGCATGCTCACTGAACTGCTGTTTGAATTGCACGTTGCTGCTACTCCTGACAAACTTAATAAG GCTAGGAAAAAAGCTCATGAATGGCTGGAAGAAGCCAGTTTTTCCACCCCAGTAGACATAGAAGAGAAGCTAAAAGAAAAACCTGGAGAACCTGGTGAAGAAGAgactgaaaaagaagataaaattgaCAGTGATAAACCAGAAGTAGATAAAAGCAAAACTGTGGAG GAAATCTACATGCTGTCCATTGAAAGTCTGGCTGAGGTAACTGCTCGTTGTATTGAACAGCTTCATAAAGTAGCAGAATTAATTCTACATGGGCAGGAAGTAGAAAAAACAGCTCAAGATCAAGCAAAAGTACTGACAAA TTTAACAAGTGCCATGTGTAATGAAGTTTCATCTTTATCAAAGAAGTTTTCCGATTCTTTAACAGCAGCTGGG AGCAGTATGAAGGCAGAGGTTCTTAACCCCATCATCAACCGTGTGCTATTAGAG GGCTGCAACAGCACTACTTATATTCAGGATGCTTTCCAGCTATTGCTTCCAGTTCTGCAAATTTCACATATCCAGACCGGTTGTTTGAAAGCGCAAGAGTGA
- the FAM114A1 gene encoding protein NOXP20 isoform X3 — MSEDVCDGIPSEEKSEVMEMPSNEVLPHESVPHLVEAEILHESSQDEHGQATQSASNRQEVDIFSSENPLTEKIIESLPSNGEATEDMPTECNETVSLDAEPESHETQHEQSSPATDSSSKASRWGAWGTWGKSLLSSASATVGHGITAVKEKAGTTLGIHNASSASSETAEPPAAETPIIQAEDSLDQSSSENIPSSGSRGMLSAITNAVQNTGKSVLSGGLDALEFIGKTTMNVLAESDPGFKRTKTLMARTVSLSQLLREAKEKEKQRRAQQVTVERTAHYGLLFDEFQGLSHLEALEILSNESEAQIQSYLATLDGEQLETVKNDLISIKEIFVPKESDDEVVQAQKADMGEEFVSMLTELLFELHVAATPDKLNKARKKAHEWLEEASFSTPVDIEEKLKEKPGEPGEEETEKEDKIDSDKPEVDKSKTVEEIYMLSIESLAEVTARCIEQLHKVAELILHGQEVEKTAQDQAKVLTNLTSAMCNEVSSLSKKFSDSLTAAGYEGRGS; from the exons ATGTCTGAAGATGTATGTGATGGCATCCCAtctgaagaaaaatctgaagtaatGGAAATGCCCAGCAATGAGGTACTGCCTCATGAGTCAGTACCACACCTCGTGGAAGCTGAGATCTTGCATGAGTCTTCACAAGATGAACATGGACAGGCCACTCAGAGTGCCAGTAATAGACAGGAAGTAGACATATTTAGTAGTGAAAACCCtttgactgaaaaaataattgaaagtcTGCCTTCCAATGGAGAGGCAACTGAAGACATGCCCACTGAGTGTAATGAGACCGTAAGCCTTGATGCAGAACCTGAATCTCATGAAACACAGCATGAACAAAGCAGTCCA GCCACAGACTCCTCATCTAAAGCAAGTAGATGGGGAGCTTGGGGTACATGGGGAAAGTCTCTCCTGTCATCAGCTTCTGCCACAGTGG GTCATGGGATAACAGCAgtgaaggaaaaagcaggaacTACCCTAGGAATTCATAACGCAAGTTCAGCATCTTCGGAAACAGCAGAGCCTCCTGCAGCTGAAACACCAATTATAC aaGCAGAAGATTCTCTGGACCAAAGCTCTTCTGAGAATATTCCTTCATCTGGATCTCGTGGCATGTTGTCAGCTATCACTAATGCTGTACAGAACACA GGGAAAAGTGTATTATCTGGAGGCTTAGATGCTTTGGAATTTATTGGGAAGACAACCATGAATGTCCTTGCAGAAAGCGATCCTGGATTTAAGAGAACCAAAACACTGATGGCAAGAACAGTTTCTCTATCTCAG CTGTTGCGAGAAgctaaagaaaaagagaaacagaggcGGGCCCAGCAAGTTACAGTTGAAAGAACCGCACATTATGGACTACTTTTTGATGAATTCCAAGGTTTGTCTCATCTTGAAGCTCTGGAAATCCTGTCAAATGAAAGTGAAGCTCAG ATTCAGTCATATTTAGCAACACTTGATGGAGAGCAGTTGGAGACTGTGAAAAATGATTTAATTTCTATAAAAGAGATTTTTGTTCCAAAGGAATCAGATGACGAAGTGGTGCAGGCACAGAAAG cagATATGGGAGAAGAGTTTGTCAGCATGCTCACTGAACTGCTGTTTGAATTGCACGTTGCTGCTACTCCTGACAAACTTAATAAG GCTAGGAAAAAAGCTCATGAATGGCTGGAAGAAGCCAGTTTTTCCACCCCAGTAGACATAGAAGAGAAGCTAAAAGAAAAACCTGGAGAACCTGGTGAAGAAGAgactgaaaaagaagataaaattgaCAGTGATAAACCAGAAGTAGATAAAAGCAAAACTGTGGAG GAAATCTACATGCTGTCCATTGAAAGTCTGGCTGAGGTAACTGCTCGTTGTATTGAACAGCTTCATAAAGTAGCAGAATTAATTCTACATGGGCAGGAAGTAGAAAAAACAGCTCAAGATCAAGCAAAAGTACTGACAAA TTTAACAAGTGCCATGTGTAATGAAGTTTCATCTTTATCAAAGAAGTTTTCCGATTCTTTAACAGCAGCTGGG TATGAAGGCAGAGGTTCTTAA
- the LOC141922696 gene encoding toll-like receptor 1, with the protein MTENMRSLRNFFLYKCLFALTFWNHVSLSVENELFTSVSNSFPEDGSVKKIKSLPLLYTNGYQSKANFDWVVIQNTTESLSLSEITNDNVKKLVALLSNFRQGSRLQNLTLTNVSVDWNALMEIFQTVWHSSVEYFSINSVTQLSDVESYNFDYSGTAMKAVTMTKVLITDLYFSQDVLYKIFADMNITALTIAESEMIHMLCPSSNSSFRYLNFLTNDLTDFLFQNCDKLIQLETLILQRNKFESLPKVSFMTSHMKSLKYLDMSNNLLRHDAADAQCRWAESLTELDLSSNQLMDAVFECLPVNIKKLYLQNNQITSVPKEMAELKSLEELNLASNRLSDLPGCGGFTSLEFLNVEMNSILIPSADFFQSCLRVRELQAGRNPFKCSCELQDFIRLERQSGGKLSGWPAAYVCEYPEDLQGTQLKDFHLTELACNTVLLLVTALLLTLVLVAVVAFLCIYLDVPWYVRMTWQWTQTKRRAWHNHPKEQETILQFHAFISYSERDSLWVKNELIPNLEKGEGCVQLCQHERNFVPGKSIVENIINCIEKSYKSIFVLSPNFVQSEWCHYELYFAHHKLFSENFNSLILILLEPIPPYIIPARYHKLKALMAKRTYLEWPKEKSKRALFWANLRAAISINLPMPDGQRCGEIDEESF; encoded by the coding sequence ATGACAGAAAATATGAGGTCTctcagaaacttttttctttacaagTGTCTGTTTGCATTAACTTTTTGGAACCATGTCAGTCTGTCTGTGGAAAATGAACTCTTTACCTCTGTTTCTAACAGTTTTCCAGAAGATGGTTCTGTCAAAAAAATCAAGAGCCTGCCACTCCTGTATACAAATGGTTATCAGTCCAAAGCTAATTTTGACTGGGTTGTGATACAAAATACTACAGAAAGCCTATCATTGTCAGAAATCACAAATGACAATGTAAAAAAATTAGTAGCTTTATTATCTAATTTCAGGCAAGGCTCCAGGTTACAAAATCTGACACTGACAAATGTGTCAGTGGACTGGAATGCTCTTATGGAAATTTTTCAGACTGTATGGCACTCATCTGTTGAATACTTCAGTATTAACAGTGTAACACAATTGTCGGACGTCGAAAGCTATAACTTTGACTATTCAGGTACTGCTATGAAAGCAGTGACAATGACCAAAGTTTTAATCACAGATCTGTACTTCTCACAGGATGTTCtatacaaaatatttgcagacaTGAATATTACAGCCTTGACAATAGCTGAATCAGAGATGATACATATGCTGTGTCCTTCGTCCAACAGTTCCTTCAGATACTTAAATTTTTTAACGAATGAtttaacagattttctttttcaaaactgtgACAAGTTAATTCAACTGGAGACATTAATCTTGCAGAGGAATAAATTTGAGAGCCTTCCCAAGGTAAGCTTCATGACCAGCCATATGAAATCACTGAAATACTTGGACATGAGCAACAACTTGCTGCGTCACGATGCCGCTGATGCGCAATGCCGATGGGCTGAGTCTCTGACAGAGTTGGACCTGTCCTCaaatcagctgatggatgccGTGTTTGAGTGCTTGCCAGTCAACATCAAAAAACTCTACCTGCAAAACAATCAGATCACCAGTGTCCCCAAGGAGATGGCTGAGCTGAAGTCCTTGGAAGAGCTGAACCTGGCATCGAACAGGCTGTCTGACCTGCCGGGGTGCGGTGGCTTTACGTCCCTGGAGTTCCTGAACGTAGAGATGAATTCGATCCTCATCCCATCTGCCGACTTCTTCCAGAGCTGCCTGCGGGTCAGGGAGCTACAAGCCGGGCGCAACCCGTTCAAGTGTTCCTGTGAACTGCAAGACTTTATCCGTCTGGAGAGGCAGTCTGGGGGGAAGCTGTCTGGCTGGCCAGCGGCGTACGTGTGTGAGTACCCGGAAGACTTGCAAGGAACGCAGCTGAAGGACTTCCACCTGACTGAACTGGCTTGCAACACGGTGCTCTTGCTCgtgacagctctgctgctgacGCTGGTGCTGGTGGCTGTCGTGGCCTTTCTGTGCATCTACCTGGATGTGCCGTGGTACGTGCGGATGACGTGGCAGTGGACGCAGACGAAGCGGAGAGCTTGGCACAACCACCCCAAAGAGCAGGAGACCATTCTGCAGTTCCATGCGTTCATTTCCTACAGCGAGCGGGATTCGTTGTGGGTGAAGAACGAGCTGATCCCGAACCTGGAGAAGGGGGAGGGCTGTGTACAACTGTGCCAGCACGAGAGAAACTTTGTCCCCGGCAAGAGCATTGTGGAGAACATCATTAACTGCATTGAGAAGAGCTACAAGTCGATCTTTGTGTTGTCTCCCAACTTCGTGCAGAGCGAGTGGTGTCACTATGAGCTGTACTTTGCCCATCACAAATTATTCAGTGAGAATTTCAACAGCTTGATCCTCATTTTACTGGAGCCAATCCCTCCGTATATTATCCCTGCCAGGTATCACAAGCTGAAGGCTCTCATGGCAAAGCGAACCTACCTGGAGTGGCCGAAGGAGAAGAGCAAGCGTGCCCTTTTCTGGGCTAACCTGAGGGCAGCTATTAGCATAAACCTGCCAATGCCTGATGGACAGAGGTGTGGGGAAATAGATGAAGAATCTTTCTAA
- the FAM114A1 gene encoding protein NOXP20 isoform X1: protein MSEDVCDGIPSEEKSEVMEMPSNEVLPHESVPHLVEAEILHESSQDEHGQATQSASNRQEVDIFSSENPLTEKIIESLPSNGEATEDMPTECNETVSLDAEPESHETQHEQSSPATDSSSKASRWGAWGTWGKSLLSSASATVGHGITAVKEKAGTTLGIHNASSASSETAEPPAAETPIIQAEDSLDQSSSENIPSSGSRGMLSAITNAVQNTGKSVLSGGLDALEFIGKTTMNVLAESDPGFKRTKTLMARTVSLSQLLREAKEKEKQRRAQQVTVERTAHYGLLFDEFQGLSHLEALEILSNESEAQIQSYLATLDGEQLETVKNDLISIKEIFVPKESDDEVVQAQKADMGEEFVSMLTELLFELHVAATPDKLNKARKKAHEWLEEASFSTPVDIEEKLKEKPGEPGEEETEKEDKIDSDKPEVDKSKTVEEIYMLSIESLAEVTARCIEQLHKVAELILHGQEVEKTAQDQAKVLTNLTSAMCNEVSSLSKKFSDSLTAAGSSMKAEVLNPIINRVLLEGCNSTTYIQDAFQLLLPVLQISHIQTGCLKAQE from the exons ATGTCTGAAGATGTATGTGATGGCATCCCAtctgaagaaaaatctgaagtaatGGAAATGCCCAGCAATGAGGTACTGCCTCATGAGTCAGTACCACACCTCGTGGAAGCTGAGATCTTGCATGAGTCTTCACAAGATGAACATGGACAGGCCACTCAGAGTGCCAGTAATAGACAGGAAGTAGACATATTTAGTAGTGAAAACCCtttgactgaaaaaataattgaaagtcTGCCTTCCAATGGAGAGGCAACTGAAGACATGCCCACTGAGTGTAATGAGACCGTAAGCCTTGATGCAGAACCTGAATCTCATGAAACACAGCATGAACAAAGCAGTCCA GCCACAGACTCCTCATCTAAAGCAAGTAGATGGGGAGCTTGGGGTACATGGGGAAAGTCTCTCCTGTCATCAGCTTCTGCCACAGTGG GTCATGGGATAACAGCAgtgaaggaaaaagcaggaacTACCCTAGGAATTCATAACGCAAGTTCAGCATCTTCGGAAACAGCAGAGCCTCCTGCAGCTGAAACACCAATTATAC aaGCAGAAGATTCTCTGGACCAAAGCTCTTCTGAGAATATTCCTTCATCTGGATCTCGTGGCATGTTGTCAGCTATCACTAATGCTGTACAGAACACA GGGAAAAGTGTATTATCTGGAGGCTTAGATGCTTTGGAATTTATTGGGAAGACAACCATGAATGTCCTTGCAGAAAGCGATCCTGGATTTAAGAGAACCAAAACACTGATGGCAAGAACAGTTTCTCTATCTCAG CTGTTGCGAGAAgctaaagaaaaagagaaacagaggcGGGCCCAGCAAGTTACAGTTGAAAGAACCGCACATTATGGACTACTTTTTGATGAATTCCAAGGTTTGTCTCATCTTGAAGCTCTGGAAATCCTGTCAAATGAAAGTGAAGCTCAG ATTCAGTCATATTTAGCAACACTTGATGGAGAGCAGTTGGAGACTGTGAAAAATGATTTAATTTCTATAAAAGAGATTTTTGTTCCAAAGGAATCAGATGACGAAGTGGTGCAGGCACAGAAAG cagATATGGGAGAAGAGTTTGTCAGCATGCTCACTGAACTGCTGTTTGAATTGCACGTTGCTGCTACTCCTGACAAACTTAATAAG GCTAGGAAAAAAGCTCATGAATGGCTGGAAGAAGCCAGTTTTTCCACCCCAGTAGACATAGAAGAGAAGCTAAAAGAAAAACCTGGAGAACCTGGTGAAGAAGAgactgaaaaagaagataaaattgaCAGTGATAAACCAGAAGTAGATAAAAGCAAAACTGTGGAG GAAATCTACATGCTGTCCATTGAAAGTCTGGCTGAGGTAACTGCTCGTTGTATTGAACAGCTTCATAAAGTAGCAGAATTAATTCTACATGGGCAGGAAGTAGAAAAAACAGCTCAAGATCAAGCAAAAGTACTGACAAA TTTAACAAGTGCCATGTGTAATGAAGTTTCATCTTTATCAAAGAAGTTTTCCGATTCTTTAACAGCAGCTGGG AGCAGTATGAAGGCAGAGGTTCTTAACCCCATCATCAACCGTGTGCTATTAGAG GGCTGCAACAGCACTACTTATATTCAGGATGCTTTCCAGCTATTGCTTCCAGTTCTGCAAATTTCACATATCCAGACCGGTTGTTTGAAAGCGCAAGAGTGA